From the SAR202 cluster bacterium genome, the window TAATCAATTGGTGCCCAAGATGTCTAACCTCTCTATCTGATTTAGAAGTTAAACATTCGGAAGAAAAAGGTGATTTGTACTATATTCGCTATAAAGTTGTAGGCAGAGATGAAACATTAACTGTTGCAACTACAAGACCTGAAACTCTTTTTGGTGATACTGCTGTAGCAGTTAATCCATTTGATGAGCGTTATTCTCATTTATTAGAAAGTAAAATAATAATTCCACTAATTAACAAAGAAGTTAACATTATCTCTGACGAAGCTGTAGAACTAGGATTTGGAACCGGTGCACTGAAGGTGACTCCTGCGCATGACATTAACGACTTTGAAATAGGTTTAAGACATAAATTAGATACAATAAATGTTATGAATCCAGATGGGACATTAAATCAGTTTTCTGGGAAATATGAAGGTAAAGACAGAATGGTTGTAAGAAAGGAATCAGTAGCTGAACTTGAATCACTAAATCTACTTGATAAAATTGAATCAATCGTACATTCCATTGGTCGTTGCGATAGATGTGACACAATTGTTGAGCCTTTGATCAGTAAACAGTGGTTTCTTGAAATGAAACCATTAGCAGAACCTGCAATTAAAGCTGTAAATAATGGAGATATACGAATAATACCCGAACGTTTCACAAAAATATATCTTAACTGGATGAATAACATAAGGGATTGGTGTATAAGTAGGCAGTTATGGTGGGGACATAGAATTCCAGTTTGGTATTGTAATCTTTGTGATAATATGACTGTATCAATTAGTGCCCCTGAAGCTTGCTCTAGCTGCAAGTCAACAGATATATATCAAGATTCTGATGTATTAGACACATGGTTTAGTTCTGGTTTATGGACTCATTCAACTTTGGGATGGCCTAATAATACTAAAGATTTGAATAAATTTTACCCCACTAGTGTTATGGAGACAGGGTATGATATTTTGTTTTTCTGGGTCGCTAGAATGATTGTTTTTGGTATAGAAAATATGGGCGTTTCACCTTTCCATACCATCTATTTACATGGATTGTTGAGAGACGAAACAGGGGCTAAAATGAGCAAAAGTAAAGGGAATGTACTAGATCCATTAGATGCAATTCAAAAATATGGTGCAGATGCTTTACGCTTTGCACTTACTACTGGATCTACACCTGGTAATGATGTAAGGATAAGCGAAAATAAATTAGAATCTGGTAGAAATTTCTGTAATAAAATATGGAATTCATGTCGATTTATTAATTTTTTGTACTCTAAAACTGACGGAAGTATAAATTTTGAGATTGATGAACAAAACCTTAAAATAGAGGACATATGGATTTTATCTAGGTTAAGTATATTAATACAAGATGTAAATAAATTGTTAGAAGACTACCAATTGGGAGAAGCAGAAAGAATTCTTCACGATTATATATGGAGTGATTTTTGTGATTGGTATATTGAAATGGCTAAAGTTCGCTTTGCAGAAGGTGATAAAGAGATTGTTTCGATATTAATTTATATTATGGATATTTTATTAAGACTACTACATCCATTTATGCCATTCATTACAGAAGAATTATGGCATCGCATTCACTCTATTAAATCAAAGACAAATAAAATTACTAGTATTATGATATCAGACTATCCACAATCCTCTATTGAAGTAATTGGAGATGATTCAAAAATTAATATAATTATAGAATTAATTCGTGGAATACGCAATGTTAGGTCTGAATTTAATATACAAGGAAATGAAGATTTAAATATTTATATTGATACAACTAATTCTGATTCACTTGAAATAATTAATATAGAAAAAAGTTTCATTAAAAATACTACCAAAATCAATGATATTTTATTTACTCAAATTAGTGGCACAGATCCATCTAAATCCATAAAATTTGTTGTGTCCGACATAATTGTTACAATACCTCTCTCGGGGTTAGTTAATATGGAGAAAGAGATCGAAAGATTAAATAAGGAACTTTCAGAAGTAGATAATAATATTAATCGATTACAAAATCTTCTAAAAAGCGAAAATTTTGTAAATAAAGCTCCTGAAGAGGTGGTTGAAGCTGAACAAGACCGATTAAATTTATCCCAAGAACGACAATATCAACTTCAGGAAATTCTCAAATCAATTACTTAAATATAATTAATAACCTTTAAATTCAGGTTTTCTTTTTTCTGCAAATGCTCGAGGACCTTCTTTTGCATCTTCCGTGTATCTAGTAAGGGTACTAAGAGTATTGGCGAATTGTACTGCATTTGGTAAATCCATAGAAAGCCCGCGTATTATTGCTTCCTTTAATGATCTCACGGCTACAGGAGCTAATTGAGAGATTTGATGGGCTAATTCTATTGCCCTACTTTTTGTATTTTTTAAAGGTACAACCTCATTGACTAATCCAAATTGCATAGCTTCATTTGCATCAAAAACTTTTCCGGTTAATAACCATTCCATAGCTTTGGCATAGGAAACTTGTCTAGGTAAATTTGCAATTGCTGGCCCTGCCCCACTAAACCCTCTGAGAATTTCAGCGTAGCAAAAAGTTGATGTTTCTGAAGCAATCCTAATATCCGTAGTTTGGCATAATATGTTAACTCCATCTGCATAACAATAGCCATTAACTGCTGCAATTACTGGTTTAAAAAATGTATCTGGATATCCACTTGCTACACCTACTATATTGGTTGGTGACCAAAAATGTTGATTTACAGATTGTTCATTTCCTTTCGACATATTTACGAGGTCAGCACCTGCAGTAAATGCTTTATCTCCAGCACCAGTAAGGACTACTACACGAACTTGATTATCCAAACGAACTTTTTCGAAGGTTTCTCTTAGACAATTTCTCATTTCTTCATTAATAGCATTATGTTTTTCGGGTCTATTCATAGTGATAATTGCTACATTATTATTAATTTCTAACAAAACTGTGTCACTCATAGCCGTCTCCTTTTTTAATTGTAATTTAATCTATCAGAACGTATTATGATGTAAATACAAATTTGAGACTTTTATTATGAGAGATAATTTTGTTCTAGAAAATATGAAAAAAGGAATACCTTGCTTAGGGATTTCACTTACTTTTCCTTCTACACATATGTTAGAAATGTGTGCTTATGCTGGTTTTGATTGGGCTTTGATAGACTGTGAACATGGAAGTATGTCTAATGAATCTGTTGAATCATTAGTGATAGCTTCTGAAGCTGCAAATATAATTCCCATTGTCCGTCCTTCTACTGCGTTTAGTACAAACCTTGGCCCATTACTTGATAGAGGTGTTATGGGAGTACAGTTTCCTCACATTAGTACATTAGAAGACGCTAATAAAATTATTGAACAAACAAAATATCCACCTAAAGGCTTTAGAGGCATAGGGTCTTCGGCTCTACGTATTTCTAAGTATGACATTGGTGTTTCACGATCAGAGTATATGAAATGGGCTAATTCTAATCTACTTATATGTATTCAAATTGAGGACCAAATTGGTTTAAATAATATAGAAAAATTATCTGAAATAGATGATATAGATGTGATTTTTGTAGGACCTACGGACTTATCTATTTCTCTTGGATATATGGAGAGAACTGAAGAATTTGATAAATTGTTAGTTGACACTCTACAAAGTATAGTAAAACTAGGAAAAATTGCTGGTTGTGCTGGTACTCCAAGTTGGATAAATGAATACCGAAATATAGGAGTTAATTACTTATATACCCATATTCCTTCGATTATAACTACGGCTGTAAAAGATATGATAGATAAAAATAATAATAAAATTTAGATTTTTATTCTGTTTAAAAAAGTTTTAG encodes:
- a CDS encoding 2-dehydro-3-deoxyglucarate aldolase, producing MRDNFVLENMKKGIPCLGISLTFPSTHMLEMCAYAGFDWALIDCEHGSMSNESVESLVIASEAANIIPIVRPSTAFSTNLGPLLDRGVMGVQFPHISTLEDANKIIEQTKYPPKGFRGIGSSALRISKYDIGVSRSEYMKWANSNLLICIQIEDQIGLNNIEKLSEIDDIDVIFVGPTDLSISLGYMERTEEFDKLLVDTLQSIVKLGKIAGCAGTPSWINEYRNIGVNYLYTHIPSIITTAVKDMIDKNNNKI
- a CDS encoding valine--tRNA ligase encodes the protein INWCPRCLTSLSDLEVKHSEEKGDLYYIRYKVVGRDETLTVATTRPETLFGDTAVAVNPFDERYSHLLESKIIIPLINKEVNIISDEAVELGFGTGALKVTPAHDINDFEIGLRHKLDTINVMNPDGTLNQFSGKYEGKDRMVVRKESVAELESLNLLDKIESIVHSIGRCDRCDTIVEPLISKQWFLEMKPLAEPAIKAVNNGDIRIIPERFTKIYLNWMNNIRDWCISRQLWWGHRIPVWYCNLCDNMTVSISAPEACSSCKSTDIYQDSDVLDTWFSSGLWTHSTLGWPNNTKDLNKFYPTSVMETGYDILFFWVARMIVFGIENMGVSPFHTIYLHGLLRDETGAKMSKSKGNVLDPLDAIQKYGADALRFALTTGSTPGNDVRISENKLESGRNFCNKIWNSCRFINFLYSKTDGSINFEIDEQNLKIEDIWILSRLSILIQDVNKLLEDYQLGEAERILHDYIWSDFCDWYIEMAKVRFAEGDKEIVSILIYIMDILLRLLHPFMPFITEELWHRIHSIKSKTNKITSIMISDYPQSSIEVIGDDSKINIIIELIRGIRNVRSEFNIQGNEDLNIYIDTTNSDSLEIINIEKSFIKNTTKINDILFTQISGTDPSKSIKFVVSDIIVTIPLSGLVNMEKEIERLNKELSEVDNNINRLQNLLKSENFVNKAPEEVVEAEQDRLNLSQERQYQLQEILKSIT
- a CDS encoding enoyl-CoA hydratase/isomerase family protein, yielding MSDTVLLEINNNVAIITMNRPEKHNAINEEMRNCLRETFEKVRLDNQVRVVVLTGAGDKAFTAGADLVNMSKGNEQSVNQHFWSPTNIVGVASGYPDTFFKPVIAAVNGYCYADGVNILCQTTDIRIASETSTFCYAEILRGFSGAGPAIANLPRQVSYAKAMEWLLTGKVFDANEAMQFGLVNEVVPLKNTKSRAIELAHQISQLAPVAVRSLKEAIIRGLSMDLPNAVQFANTLSTLTRYTEDAKEGPRAFAEKRKPEFKGY